Part of the Thauera sedimentorum genome, CCCGCCGCGCAGTCGCCGCCCTGCAACCCGAGGCCGGTGCGGATGACGATGCCGCGCTGCTCGCCCCCGGCCTGCCCGAACTCGGGGCTTTCCCTTTCCGCGCCTGGCGCGCCAGTCTGGAGCGCGCCTGGCGGGCGGCGACCCCGCGCCAGCTCGGCTACGCGCCGCACGGCGGCGAACCGGCCCTGCGCGCCGCGTTGGCCGAACACCTCACCACCCTGCGCGGCTTCGCGGTGCGTGCGGAGCAGGTGGTGATCACCGGCGGCACCCAGGCCGGGCTGGACTTGTGCGCCCGCCTGCTGGTCGACGCCGGCGACACCGCCTGGGTGGAGAACCCCGGCTATCCGGCGGCGCGTACCGCGCTCGGGTTGGCCGGTCTGGTCCTGCATGCGGTGGCGGTGGATGCGGAAGGGCTGGCCCCCGACGCGGCCGACTGGCAGACGCACGCCCCGCGCCTGATCCTGCTCACGCCCTCGCACCAGTACCCCACCGGGCGGGTCATGTCGCTCGCCCGCCGCCTCGCCGTGCTGGACGGCGCGCGTGCGGCCGGCGCATGGGTGGTCGAGGACGACTACGACAGCGAGTTCCGCCGCGGCAGCCCGGCCCTGCCCGCGCTCTACGGCCTGCAGCCCGATGCGCCGGTGGTCTACGCCGGCACCTTCAGCAAGACCCTCTATCCGGGGCTGCGCATCGGTTACCTGGTGGTGCCCGAAGCGCTCGCCGCCGACTTCGTGCGCGCCGCCGGGCAGGCCACCCGCCCGGGGCACGGCATCGAACAGGCCGCGCTCGCCGACTTCATCCGTCGCGGCCACTACACCGCCCACCTGCGCCGCATCCGCCGTCGCTACGAGCGCCGCCAGGCCGCGCTGCGCGACGCGCTGGCCCGCCTGCCCGGCCCGGAACTGGCGATCACCGGCGGCGAGGCCGGGCTGCATCTCACCCTGTGGCTGCCGCCCGACCTGCCCGACACCGCCATCGCCCGCCGCGCGGCCGCGCTCGGCCTGGGCGTGCGCCCGCTGTCGCGCTACGCCCTGCCGCCGATGGCCTGCAACGGGCTGGTGCTGGGCTACGGCAACCTGGACGAAGGCCAGGCGATGGAGGCGGTGCGGCGCCTGCGGTTGGCCATGAGGTGACTCCCGGCTGTCGAAACGCGGCGAACTCGGCGATATGGTAATGGCAGTTTTCGGGGTTGATCTGCTTCGTTCAGGGATACGACCGTTCGACCGTTGTTTTGCGTTAAGCTACACTACACACAAATGATCAAGAGCTTCCGGCACAAGGGTATCGAGGCCTTCTTCTGCAAGGGCTCGCGGGCGGGAATCCAGCCTCATCACGCGCCGCGGCTTGCCCGTCAGTTGCGCCAACTGGACTGCGCGCGAGGGGCGGAAGACATGAATCTGCCCGGCTGGCGTCTTCACCCTCTTGCGCATGACCTGAGCGGCCATTGGTCGGTGTGGGTGAATGGCAACTGGCGCCTCACCTTTGCATTCGATGGCGAGGATGCGGTGCTGGTGGACTACCGCGACTATCACTAGGAAATCGACATGGCACGCATGTTCAACCCCCCGCATCCCGGAGAGACGCTGCGCGAGGATGTGCTGCCGGCGCTCGGATTGACGGTCACCGAGGCGGCGCAGCAGCTCGGCGTGACGCGTACCGCGCTGTCGCGCGTGCTGCATGGGCACGCCGGCATCTCGCCGGAGATGGCGCGGCGTATCCAGGCCTGGCTCGGGGTGGATCGCGGCGGGCGTGCCGAAGTGTGGCTGAGGATGCAGATGGACTACGACCTGTGGATGGCGGAGCAGCGTCCCTTGCCCCCGGTCATGCGCGCGCCGGACCGTGCGACGGGCTGACGGCGCCGGCAGCGCTGCCGCCCGGCGGCCCGCTGCGGCCGCGTCCCCGCCGCTCTCCGCCTTGCGCGGCCTGTGGCCCTTCCTGCGTCCCTACCGCGCCCAGTTGCTGCTCGCCTTCGTGCTGCTCAGCGTGGCCTCGGCCACCATCCTGGTGGTGCCGCTGGCCTTTCGCGACCTCATCGACAGCGGCTTCGGCGATGGCGTGGCGAACGGCGCCGGCCTGCTCGGCGCGCACACCCTGGACGGCCACTTCATCGCACTTTTCGGCCTCGCGGGCTTCTGGGCGCTGACCGTGGCGGCGCGCTTCTACACCGTCTCCTGGGTGGGTGAGCGGGTCACCGCCGACCTGCGCAGCGCGGTGTATGCGCGGGTGCTGGGGCAGTCGCCGCAGTTCTTCGAGACCCTGCAGACCGGCGAGGTGCTGTCGCGCCTGTCGGGCGACACCACGCTGGTGCAGACGGTGGTCGGCAGCTCGCTGTCGATGGGTCTGCGCAGCCTGTTCCAGAGTGTGGGCGGGATGGTGATGCTGGCGCTCACCAGCTTCCAGCTCTTTGCGCTCAACCTCGGCCTGATGGTGCTGCTCACCCTGCCGATCCTGGCCATCGGGCGGCGCGTGCGGCGCCTGTCGCGCGAATCGCAGGACCGCATCGCGGACGCCTCAGCACTCGCCGGCGAGATCCTCAACGCCATGCCCACGGTGCAGGCCTTCACCCAGGAGGCGGCAGAGGCGCGGCGCTTCGCCGAGCGCAGCGAAACCGGCTTCCGCACCGCGATCCGCCGCACCCGCGTGCGCGCGCTGCTCACCGTGCTGGTGATCACGGCGGTGATGGGCAGCATCCTGTTCGTGCTCTGGGTGGGCGCCCAGCAGGTGCGCGCCGGCAGCCTGAGCGGCGGCGAGCTGGCCGCCTTCGTGCTGTATGCCGCGCTGGTGGCCGGCGGGGTGGGCACGCTGGCCGAGGTGTGGGGTGACATCATGCGTGCAGGCGGCGCCAGCGAGCGCCTGCTGGAGCTGCTCCACGCCGCGCCGGCGATCCGCGAGGCGGTTCGCCCGCAGGCGGCGGTCGCGGCGGACCAGGCGGCGCTGCGCTTCGAGGCGGTGAGCTTCGCCTACCCGGCGCGCCCCGCGCAGCGCGCGCTGGACGACATCGACCTGGACATCGCGCCCGGCGAGCGGGTGGCGCTGGTGGGGCCCTCGGGGGCGGGCAAGACCACGCTGTTCCAGCTCCTGCTGCGCTACTACGACGTGTCCGCCGGACGCATCCTGATCAACGGCCAGGACGTGCGCGAGCTGGCCCTGCACGAACTGCGCGGCGAGATCGCCATCGTGCCGCAGGACCCGGTGATCTTCTCCGCCAGCGCGCTGGAGAACATCCGCTACGGCCGCCCCGCAGCGAGCGACGAGGAGGTGTTCGCCGCGGCGCGCGCGGCGGCCGTCGACGAGTTCATCGCCCGCCTGCCGGAAGGCTACGGCACCTTCCTCGGCGAGCGCGGCACGCGGCTCTCCGGCGGGCAGCGCCAGCGCATCGCCATTGCGCGCGCCATCCTCAAGCGCGCCCGCCTGCTGCTGCTCGACGAAGCCACCAGCGCGCTCGACGCCGAGTCCGAGATCCTCGTGCAGCGCGGCCTCGCGGCGGCCATGCAGGGGCGCACCACGCTGATCATCGCCCACCGCCTGGCCACCGTGCAGCAGGTCGACCGCATCGTGGTGATGGAGCAGGGGCGCATCGTCGAGACCGGCACGTCCACCGACCTGCGCGCGCGCGGCGGCCTCTATGCGCGGCTCGCGGCGCTGCAGCTGTCGCCCTGAATCCCGGGTTCCGGGCGTCGCCCGTAGCGCTGCGCCAGCACCGCGCAGACCATCAGCTGGATCTGGTGGAACAGCATCAGCGGCAGGATGGCCGCGCCCACCGCGCCGCCGGCGAAGAGGATCTGCGCCATCGGCACGCCGGTGGCCATGCTCTTCTTGGAGCCGCAGAACACGATGGTGATCTCGTCCTCGAGCGGGAAGCCCAGCGCGCGGCTGATCGCGCGGGTCGCCCACAGCACCAGCGCGAGCAGGGCGCAGCACAGCACGGTGAGCAGGGCGAGGGCTTGCGGCGGCACGGTGTGCCACAGGCCGCCGATCACCGCGGCGCTGAAGGCGGTGTACACCACCAGCAGGATGGAGCCCTGGTCCACGTACTTCAGCCAGCGCTGATTGCCCTGCACCCAGCCGCCGATCACCGGGCGCAGCAAGTGCCCGGCGGCAAAGGGCAGCAGCAGCTGCACGCCGATCTTCAGTACCGCCTCGCCCAGCGGCACGCTGCCCGCCTGCGCGCCTATCATCAGGCCGACCAGCAAGGGGGTGAGCAGGATGCCGATCAGGCTGGAGGCCGAGGCGCTGCACACCGCCGCCGGGAGGTTCCCGCGCGCCATCGCGGTGAACGCGATCGCCGACTGCACCGTGCCCGGCAGCGCGCACAGGTAGAGCATGCCCACCCACAGCTCGCGCCCCAGCAGGGGCTGCAGCAGCGGCGTGAACGCCAGACCGATCAGCGGGAAGAGCACGAAGGTGCAGCCGAACACCAGCAGGTGCAGGCGCCAGTGCAGGGCGCCGGCGACGATGGCCTGGCGCGACAGGCGCGCGCCGTGCAGGAAGAACAGCAGCGCGATCGCCGCCCAGGTGAGGCGCTCGAAGGCGGTGGCCGCGGCGCCGGCGGCCGGCAGCACGCTGGCGAGCGCAACCACGCCGAGCAGCGCGAGGGTGAAGTTGTCGAAGAGGAGGCGCAGGCGGTGCATGGGATCGAAGGGTTCCGGGTTGCGAAAGTGGCTTGCCGCGCACCATAGCGGAGCCGGATACTTCCGGCTAACGGCAGAATGACTGCCGATATCGCCAACCGGACATGAACCCGCCCGTCGCCCGCCAGCTTGCCGCACTGCGCCGCCTGCCCCGCCCGCTCTACGGCCATGTGGAAGCCCTGCCCAACCAGGTGCTCGGCTTCCGCCACCGCCATCCGTGGATCCAGCTCTCCTACGCCAGCCGCGGCGTGGTCGACGTGCGCAGCGCGGCCGGCCGCTTCGTCGCCCCGCCGCAGCGCGCGGTGTGGATCCCTGCGGGCGTCGAGCACCGCGTGCGCTGCACCGCGGGCACCGAGGTGCGCAGCCTGTACATCGACCCCGCTGCCGCGCCATGGGGCGCGCCCGGCTGCCGGGTGGTCGCGGTGAGCGCCCTGCTGCGCGAGCTGATCCGTGCCTTCGGCGAGCTGCCGGTGGACTACGACGAGACCGGGCCGGGCGGGCGCCTCGCCGCGGTGCTGCTCGACCAGCTGGCCGGCGCGCCCGAGGCCGGCGTGGTGCTGCCGATGCCGCAGGACGCCCGCCTGCGCCGCATGTGCACGCGCCTGGAGGCGCAGCCCGATTCGCGCGAGGGCCTGCGTGAATGGAGCGTGCGCCTGGGCGTCTCCGAGCGCACCCTGGCCCGCCTGCTGCGCGCGCAGACCGGGCTCAGCTTCCGCCTGTGGCGCCAGCGCCTGCGCCTGCTGAGCGCGCTGCCCGCGCTCGAAGCCGGCGCGCGGGTCACCGACGCGGCGCTGGACTGCGGCTACGAATCGGTGTCGGCCTTCATCGCCGCCTTCCGCGAACAGTTCGGCGCCTCGCCCGGCGAGTTCTTCGCCGCCCGCGCCGCATCGTGAGGCATCAAGTGGCCGGGCGAAACGCCGCGCGTGTCCTACGATGAAGCAACGGAACGGACGGGGCCTGGAGGCCCGGGCGCATCATGGGCGAGTACACAAGCGGGCCGCTGCAGGCGGCCATCGATGCCATCTTCCGCGCCGAGGCACGGCGGGTGAAGGCCACGTTGATCCGCCTGCTGGGCGACTTCGATCTCGCCGAGGAGGCCGTGCAGGACGCCTTCCTCGCCGCGCTCGCGCAGTGGCCACGCGACGGCCTGCCGGCCAACCCGCGCGCCTGGCTGGTGTCGGCCGGGCGCTTCAAGGCCATAGACCGCTTGCGCCGGCGTGCGCGCTTCGACACCTCGCTCGCCGAACTGGCCTGGCGCCTGGAAGAGGGTGTGGATGAAGCGGAGGCCGCGACCACCGCCGAGGAGCCGGCCGACGACCGCCTGCGGCTGATCTTCGTGTGCTGCCACCCGGCGCTGCCGCGCGAGGCGCGTGTGGCGCTGACCCTGCGCGAGGTGTGCGGGCTGACCACCGAGGCCATCGCCGCGGCCTTCCTCACCGCCACGCCGACCGTGGCGCAGCGTATCGTGCGCGCCAAGAACCGCATCCGCGAGTTGCGCCTGCCCTACGCGGTGCCCGCGCGCGGGGACTTGCCGGAGCGCCTGGATGCGGTGCTGCAGGTCATCTACCTGGTGTTCAACGAAGGCTACTTCGCCTCCGCGGGCGATGCGCTGACCCGCGCCGAACTGTCCGCCGAGGCGATCCGCCTGGGCCGCCTGCTCGCCGAACTGCTGCCGGAGGCCGAAGTGCGCGGTCTGCTCGCGCTGATGCTGCTCACCGAGGCGCGCCGCCCGGCGCGCACCACGCCCGCGGGCGAACCGGTGCTGCTCGCCGAGCAGGACCGCAGGCGCTGGGACGCCGCCTCGATCGCCGAAGGCTGCCGGCTGGTCGAGGACGTGTTGCGCGGCGGACGCTTCGGCCCCTACACGCTGCAGGCGGCGATCGCCGCGGTGCATGCCGAGGCGGCCTGCGCGGCCGACACCGACTGGGCGCAGATCGTCGGCCTGTACGACGCCCTGCTGCGTCTGGCGCCCTCGCCGGTGGTGGAGTTGAACCGCGCGGTGGCGGTGGCCATGCGCGACGGCGCGGGCGCTGGCCTGGCGCTGGTCGATGCGCTGCTGGCGCGCGGCGAACTGGGCGCCTACGGCCCGGCGCATTCGGCGCGCGCCGAACTGTGCCGCCGGCTCGGGCGTACCGACGAGGCCTGCGCGGCCTACCACCGTGCGTTGAACCTGTCGCGCCAGCAGCCCGAGCGCCGTTTCCTCGCCCGCCGCCTGCGGGTGCTGGAGGGCAGCGAGCCGCCGGACGGAGACTGAGGACGTCGTGCGCGGCGCAGTGTCGAAATCGCGACCGCGCCGACGACCATGGGTGTCAGCCACCCCACCCGGAGGATTCCATGAAGTATCTCTGCCTCGTCTATGCCGACGAAAGCCTGCTGCACAGCCAGCCCGACAGTCCGCAGGACGCCGAATGCCAGTCCTACGCCGAGAGCGTGGCGGAGAGCGGCCACATGCTGGCTGCCGAGGCCCTGCAGCCGGTGCGCACGGCCGCCACGGTGCGCATGCGGGCGGGCCGCCTGACGGTGACCGACGGCCCGTTTGCCGAAACCAAGGAGCAGCTCACCGGCTTCTACCTGATCGACGCACGCGACCTCAACGAGGCGATCCAGCTCGCAGGTCACATCCCCGCCGCGCGCGTCGGCTGCGTCGAGGTGCGTCCGGTGCGCACCCTGCAGCCTTGAATCGTGGAGGAGTCACGACATGAACCCCAATTCTTCCGTCCCCGACGAGCGCAGCGCCATCGAGGCGCTGCTGAAGCGCTGGGTGCAGGCCGCCTGCGCCTCCGATCTCGATGCGGTGATGGCCTGCTACACCGACGATCTGGTCGCCTACGACGCGGTGCTGCAACTGCAGTTCCGTGGTGCCGCGGCCTACCGCGCGCACTGGCAGCGCTGCATGGAGATGTGCCCGGGCGGCACCCTGTTCGAGATGGCCGAACCGGCCATCGTCGCCGACGGCGGCACGCTGGCCTTCGCCCACTACCTGCTGCGCTGCGGCGGGCCGGACGAGCACGGCGAACTGAAGACCTCGTGGCTGCGCGGCACCGTCGGCCTGCGCCGCGGCGCCGATGGCTGGCGCATCGCCCATGAGCACATCTCGGTGCCGTTCGACATGCAGAGCGGCAAGGCCCTGTTCGACCTGACCCCCTGAGGAGGACGCCCGATGCGAGTCGAACCCTATCTGTTCTTCGACGGCCGCTGCGAGGAGGCGCTGGCCTTCTACCGCAGCGCGCTCGGTGCGGAGATCCTCGCCTTGATGCGCTACAAGGAGTCGCCCGATCCGCAGACGATTCCGCCCGGCAGCGCGGAGAAGGTGATGCACGCCAACCTGCGCATCGGCGACACCATGCTGATGGCCTCGGACGGCATGTGCGGCGGCGCGCCGCGCTTCAACGGCTTCTCTATGACGCTGAACGCCGTGGACGACGCGGAAGCCGCACGCCTGTTCGGCGCGCTGGCCGATGGCGGGCAGGTGCAGATGCCGCTGGGCAAGACCTTCTTCGCCTCCAGCTTCGGCATGGTGGCCGACCGCTACGGCGTGTCGTGGATGGTGATCGCCGGCGCGCAGTGAGGCGGCTGCGGCCGGCGTGGCAGACTTACTCGGGCATGCTCAGGCGGCCAGCGTGCGGTCGCCGCTGCCGAGCGCCAGGTCGAGGCGGTTCACCCCGCTGACGATGGCGCGGATCGACGCCGTGACGATGTTGCCGTCCAGCCCCACGCCGTAGCAGTCGCCGCGGCCTTCCGCAGTGAGCTCCAGGAAGGCGCAGGCGCGCGCCTCGCCGGCGTCGTGGCTGGGGGCGAGCGAGCGCTCCTCGTAGCTGCGCACGGTGACGTGGATGCCGGCGCCCTGCAGCGCGTGCACCGCGGCGTCGATCGGCCCGTTGCCTTCGCCCACCAGCAGGTGGCGGGTGCCGGCGATCTCCACCACCAGGCGGATGCCCTGGGCCGTGCCGTGCTCGAAGAGGTGGTGCTCGACGTAGCGCACCGGCTCCACGCTATCCAGGTAGGTGGCGCTGAACAGATCCCAGATCGCCGCCGCGCTCATCTCGGCGCCAGTGGCGTCGGTGACCTTCTGCACCTCGCGCGAGAACTCCACCTGCAGGCGGCGCGGCATGACGATGCCGTACTCTGTCTCCAGCAGGTAGGCGATGCCGCCCTTGCCGGACTGGCTGTTCACGCGGATCACCGAGTCGTAGCTGCGGCCGACGTCGGCCGGGTCGATCGGCAGATAGGGTACGTTCCACGGGGCGCCGGCCTTTTGAGCGGCGAAACCCTTCTTGATGGCGTCCTGGTGGGAGCCGGAGAAGGCCGTGAACACGAGATCCCCCACATAGGGGTGGCGTGGGTGGATGGGCAACTGGTTGCAGTGCTCGACGGTGCGCGCCACCGCGTTGATGTCGGAGAAATCGAGCCCGGGGTGGATGCCCTGGGTGTAGAGATTGAGCGCCAGCGTCACGATGTCCACGTTGCCGGTGCGCTCGCCGTTGCCGAACAAACAGCCTTCCACGCGGTCGGCGCCGGCCATCATGCCGAGCTCGGCGGCGGCCACGCCGGTGCCGCGGTCGTTGTGCGGGTGGAGCGAGAGCACCACGCTGTCGCGCCGCGCGAGATTGCGGTGCATCCACTCGACCTGGTCGGCATAGACGTTGGGGGTGGCGACTTCCACCGTGGCCGGCAGGTTGAGGATGACCTTGTTGTCCGGCGTGGCGCCCCATTCGGCGGTCACCGCGTCGCACACTTCCTTGGCGAACTCGAGCTCGGTGGCCGAGAAGGTTTCGGGGCTGTATTCGAGGGCGATCTCGGTGCCGCACTCGGCTTTCATCTCGGCAGCGATCTGCTTGATCAGGCGCACCGCGGACACCGCGAGCGCCACCACCTGCGGCTTGTCCATGTTGAACACCACCTCGCGGAAGGTCGGCGAGGTGGCGTTATAGACGTGCACGATGGCCCGGCGCGCGCCGCGTACCGATTCCATGGTGCGGCGGATGAGGTCCTCGCGCGCCTGGGTGAGCACCTGGATGGTGACGTCCTCGGGGACGTGGCCGCCTTCGATGAGCTGGCGAACGAAGTCGAAGTCGGTCTGCGAGGCGGACGGGAAGCCGACCTCGATCTCCTTGAAGCCGATCCCGCACACCGTGCGGAACATGCGCATCTTGCGCTCCACGTTCATCGGCTCGAACAGCGCCTGGTTGCCGTCGCGCAGGTCGGTGCTCATCCACACCGGCGGACGCTCGATGAGCTTGTTCGGCCACTGGCGGTCGGCGAGTGCGATGGCGGGGAAGGGGCGGTACTTGGCGGACGGGTCGGACAACATCATGGCGGCGCTCCGGGGATTTCGTGCTGAATCTGCGATGGAGAAATCTTAGGCGAGTCCGCGTGGCGGAAGATTGCGTTGTTGCGTTGCGATACGACCATTTGCGGCAGAATCTTGCAGTATTGACTCTATAATCGAAATCCACTGCATTCCGGTGATTCGAATGGCCAACAAGCTGCAACTCGACCGCTACGACCGCCAGATCCTCGACCTGCTGCAACAGGACGGGCGGATCAGCAACCAGGACCTGGCCGAGCGCGTCGCGCTGTCGCCCTCGTCCTGCCTGCGCCGGGTACGCGCGCTGGAGGAGTCCGGGCTGATCACCGGCTACCGGGCGCTGCTCGATGCCAAGAAGCTGGGGCTCACCCTGATGGCGCTGATCCACATCTCCATGGACCGCCACACCCCCGAGCGCTTCGACCACTTCGAGGCCGAGGTGGCGAGCATCCCCGAGGTGCTCGAATGCCTGCTGATCACCGGGCAGGATGCCGACTACCAGATCAAGGTGGTGGTCGCCGACATGGATGCCTACCAGGAGCTGCTGCTCCAGCGCATCACCCGCATCCCCGGGGTCACCGGCGTGCATTCCAGCTTCGTGCTGCGCCGCGTGCTCGACCACACCGCGCTGCCGGTAGGGCACACCTAGCGGCCCCTGTAGGAGCGGCCTTGGCCGCGATGCGGCGGTGGTTTCCCGAAGGCCGAATCGCGGCCAAGGCCGCTCCCACTGGTCGCCCCCGCGCCGTGCTATGTTCCCCGCCATGCAAGGCGTGCCCCAGACCTTCGACGACGCGCGCGACGCCGCGCGCTTCTTCCGCCCCGCGCACCGCCCGGGGGTGGAGTGCTACCGCGCGCACATCGTGCGCCACGCCTTCGAGCCGCACAGCCATGACGCCTTCGGCCTGGGGGCGGTCGAAACCGGCGCCGAGCGCTTCCGCTACCGCGGCGCCGAGCTGCTCGCGCCCGCCGGCTCGCTGGTGCAGATGAATCCCGACGAACTGCACACCGGCCGTGCCGAAACCGCCGGCGGTTGGCGCTACCGCATGCTCTACATCGATGCGGAGGTGGTCGAAGGCATCAGCGGCGAGCGCGGCTGGTGCTTCCGCGACGCGGTGCGCGAGGATGCGGCCGCCGCGCGGCGCGTCACCGCGCTGCTCGACGCGCTGTGGATGGCGCGCGAGCCGCTGGCCTTCGACAGCCTGCTCGCCGAACTGCTGGCGGTCTTTCGCCCGCAGGCCAGCATCGGACGCACTGCGCGTGACGGCGCCGCGCCGCGTTTTGCGCCGGTGCTCGATTACCTGCGCGCGCAACTGGGCGAGCGCATCACGCTGGACGAACTGGCGGCGCTCGCCGGCCTGAGCCCGTGGCACTTCCTGCGCAGCTTCCGCGCGCACTACCACGTCACCCCGCAGCAGATGCTGATGGCGCTGCGCCTGGCGGAAGCCAAGCGCCAGCTCGCCGCCGGCACGCCGCCTGCCGAGGTGGCTGCGGCCACTGGTCTGACCGACCAGGCCCACCTGACCCGCGCCTTCGCGCGGCGCTACGGGGTGACCCCGGCGCGCTACCAGCGCCAATTGCGCGACTGTTGAGGCAGCAGCTTTCGTGTAGGAGCGGCCTTGGCCGCGATGCGGCGCTCGTTTTTCCGCAGGCCGCAATCGCGGGCAAGCCCGCTCCTATAGCCAGTGGCGCAATCCGGTACAAGACGGCGGACCGTGGCGCTGCCACACTGCCTGCATCATGTGGATCGGAACCCTCTACGCACTCGCGGCCGGGCTGATGTGGGGCCTGGTGTTCGTCGGCCCGCTGCTGCTGCCCGAGTATCCCGGCGCGCTGCAGTCGGTGGGGCGCTACCTCGCCTTCGGCCTGATCGCCCTGCCGCTCGCCTGGGCGGACCGCCGCGCGCTGGCGCGGCTCACCCGCGCAGACTGGCTGGAGGCGCTCAAGCTCGCCGCAATCGGTAACCTGCTTTACTACCTGTGCCTCTCGAGCGCCATCCAGCGCGCCGGCGGTCCCCTGCCGACGATGATCATCGGCACCCTGCCGGTGGTCATCGCGGTGTGCGCCAACCTGCGCAACGGCGCGCGCGACGGCCGCCTGCCGTGGGCGCGCCTCGCACTGCCGCTGGCGCTGATCGCGGCCGGCATCGCCTGCGTGAATCAGGTCGAGCTCGCTGCCCTGCGGGCCGATGAGGCGGCGGACCCGGCGCGCTACGCTTTCGGTGCGCTGCTGGCGGTGGGCGCCCTGGTGTGCTGGACCTGGTATCCGCTGCGCAACGCCGACTGGCTGCGCGCCCACCCGGACCGCAGCCCGCGTGCCTGGGCCACCGCGCAGGGCGTGGCCACGCTGCCGCTGGCGCTCGCCGGCTATGCGCTGCTGTGGGGCGGCATGGCCTTGGGCGGCGCCGAGCTCCCCATGCCTTTCGGCCCCCGGCCGGCCTTCTTCATCGGCCTGATGTTCGCCATCGGCCTGCTTGCCTCCTGGCTCGGCACCTTGTGCTGGAACCAGGCCAGCCAGCGCCTGCCCACCGCGCTCGCCGGCCAGCTGATCGTCTTCGAGACGCTGGCCGCGCTGGCCTATGCCTTCATGCTGCGCGCCGCCTGGCCGGCGCCGCTGACCCTGGCCGGTATCGCGCTGCTGATCGTCGGCGTGATCGCCGCGCTGCGCGTCAGGCCGGTCGTCGTGCCGGTCGCGCGCCCGGCACCGGCCGATCCGCAGCACTGAGTTGCGGTCGGCGGCGATTGTCGGCCCCGCTCCATGCCGGGCCCGTCTTGTCGCGTTCGTCACCGCACAAACCGGCAGGCGTGCGCCGGTTCGTCAGTGCCTGTGAGGCTCTGGGCGCACTGACGGCCGTGGCATGCCGCGTGCTTTCCCTCCATTTTGAGTGCGGCCGCATCGGCTGCGCCGAAGCGCGAGGCGACCCATGGAACAGATCGGCATCTTCTTCGGCACCGATTCAGGCACCACCCGTTTGATTGCCAAGAAAATCGCCAAGCTGCTCGGCGAAACGGCGGCCAAGCCGGTGAATGTGAACCGCTGTACGGCGGACGACCTGTTGAAGTACGACGCGCTGATCCTCGGCACGCCGTCCTACGGTATCGACGAGTTGCCCGGGCTGAATACCCGTATCGCGGAACCGAGCTGGCACGAGTTCATGCCGCAACTGGCCGGGCGTTCGCTCGCCGGCAAGCGCATCGCGCTGTTCGGCCTGGGTGACCAGGAGAAATACCCGGACCGCTTCGCCCATTCGCTGATCCACCTCTATCGCTGGGCGGTCGACGGCGGTGCCGAGGTGGTCGGCCAGTGGCCGCTGGCGGGTTACCAGTTCGAGCACAGCCCGGCGGTGGTCGATGGCCGCTTCGTCGGCCTCGTCATCGACCAGCGCTCGCAAAGCCGGCTCACCGACCAACGCCTGCAGGACTGGGTCGCACAGGTCGGCCCCGTGCTGCGGGAAAAACTGCATACGGAGATTGCTTGATGAGCGACACGACCGTCCGCTACTTCAATACCTACAGCGGGGTGAAGCTGCCCTTCCGCCTGACCGCCGAACTCGGCGAGGCCGAGATCAACAACCGCAACACCTATTTTCGCGGCCACTTCGACGCCGCCGGTACGCTGCTGGCGTTCGAGAAGCTGGTCTATGGCGAGGTCGAGCTGGCCCACCGCTACACATACGCGGCGGACGGCGCGCTGCTGTCCGCTGAGATCACCGACGCGGACGGCGAGGTGAGCGTGGTCGAGGCCCGCTGAGCGCC contains:
- a CDS encoding ABC transporter transmembrane domain-containing protein encodes the protein MRRADGAGSAAARRPAAAASPPLSALRGLWPFLRPYRAQLLLAFVLLSVASATILVVPLAFRDLIDSGFGDGVANGAGLLGAHTLDGHFIALFGLAGFWALTVAARFYTVSWVGERVTADLRSAVYARVLGQSPQFFETLQTGEVLSRLSGDTTLVQTVVGSSLSMGLRSLFQSVGGMVMLALTSFQLFALNLGLMVLLTLPILAIGRRVRRLSRESQDRIADASALAGEILNAMPTVQAFTQEAAEARRFAERSETGFRTAIRRTRVRALLTVLVITAVMGSILFVLWVGAQQVRAGSLSGGELAAFVLYAALVAGGVGTLAEVWGDIMRAGGASERLLELLHAAPAIREAVRPQAAVAADQAALRFEAVSFAYPARPAQRALDDIDLDIAPGERVALVGPSGAGKTTLFQLLLRYYDVSAGRILINGQDVRELALHELRGEIAIVPQDPVIFSASALENIRYGRPAASDEEVFAAARAAAVDEFIARLPEGYGTFLGERGTRLSGGQRQRIAIARAILKRARLLLLDEATSALDAESEILVQRGLAAAMQGRTTLIIAHRLATVQQVDRIVVMEQGRIVETGTSTDLRARGGLYARLAALQLSP
- a CDS encoding AraC family transcriptional regulator, producing the protein MNPPVARQLAALRRLPRPLYGHVEALPNQVLGFRHRHPWIQLSYASRGVVDVRSAAGRFVAPPQRAVWIPAGVEHRVRCTAGTEVRSLYIDPAAAPWGAPGCRVVAVSALLRELIRAFGELPVDYDETGPGGRLAAVLLDQLAGAPEAGVVLPMPQDARLRRMCTRLEAQPDSREGLREWSVRLGVSERTLARLLRAQTGLSFRLWRQRLRLLSALPALEAGARVTDAALDCGYESVSAFIAAFREQFGASPGEFFAARAAS
- a CDS encoding PLP-dependent aminotransferase family protein, with protein sequence MLAEPLPAALPRQQLLYQRLRAAIVDGRLAPGLRLPASRALAEELGIARNTVLFAYEQLAAEGCLVADRHGTRVATLAGAGRSPVRAGAASLPGLARRAVAALQPEAGADDDAALLAPGLPELGAFPFRAWRASLERAWRAATPRQLGYAPHGGEPALRAALAEHLTTLRGFAVRAEQVVITGGTQAGLDLCARLLVDAGDTAWVENPGYPAARTALGLAGLVLHAVAVDAEGLAPDAADWQTHAPRLILLTPSHQYPTGRVMSLARRLAVLDGARAAGAWVVEDDYDSEFRRGSPALPALYGLQPDAPVVYAGTFSKTLYPGLRIGYLVVPEALAADFVRAAGQATRPGHGIEQAALADFIRRGHYTAHLRRIRRRYERRQAALRDALARLPGPELAITGGEAGLHLTLWLPPDLPDTAIARRAAALGLGVRPLSRYALPPMACNGLVLGYGNLDEGQAMEAVRRLRLAMR
- a CDS encoding HigA family addiction module antitoxin; this encodes MARMFNPPHPGETLREDVLPALGLTVTEAAQQLGVTRTALSRVLHGHAGISPEMARRIQAWLGVDRGGRAEVWLRMQMDYDLWMAEQRPLPPVMRAPDRATG
- a CDS encoding type II toxin-antitoxin system RelE/ParE family toxin, whose amino-acid sequence is MIKSFRHKGIEAFFCKGSRAGIQPHHAPRLARQLRQLDCARGAEDMNLPGWRLHPLAHDLSGHWSVWVNGNWRLTFAFDGEDAVLVDYRDYH
- a CDS encoding bile acid:sodium symporter family protein, translating into MHRLRLLFDNFTLALLGVVALASVLPAAGAAATAFERLTWAAIALLFFLHGARLSRQAIVAGALHWRLHLLVFGCTFVLFPLIGLAFTPLLQPLLGRELWVGMLYLCALPGTVQSAIAFTAMARGNLPAAVCSASASSLIGILLTPLLVGLMIGAQAGSVPLGEAVLKIGVQLLLPFAAGHLLRPVIGGWVQGNQRWLKYVDQGSILLVVYTAFSAAVIGGLWHTVPPQALALLTVLCCALLALVLWATRAISRALGFPLEDEITIVFCGSKKSMATGVPMAQILFAGGAVGAAILPLMLFHQIQLMVCAVLAQRYGRRPEPGIQGDSCSAASRA